TAAGGCGATAGAAAAGATCTTCGCGGAAGCGGCAGGTCAGGACTTCATTCCGCAGGTTGCGGTTTGTTGCCGCGATGATTCGCACGTTCACCTTTTTCACCTCCGGCGAGCCAACGCGCTGAATCTCTCTGTTCTGTATCACTCGCAACAACTTCGCCTGCATCGCCAGCGACGTTTCGCCGACCTCATCAAGGAAAACCAAACCTCCATCGGCGTATTCAAAGAGCCCTGGTCGTGTGTCCGTGGCGCCAGTGAAGGAGCCCCGTACGTGACCAAAAAGCTGGCTTTCCAGCAACGTATCCACCATCGCCGAGCAGTTGCATACCGCGAACTTTTGCGCCGCCACCGGACTCATCCTATGGAGCGCCCGGGCGACCAATTCCTTGCCCGAGCCTGTCGGGCCGCTGATAAGCACATTTGTGAAGTGCTTCGCCACCTTGCGAGTCATATCCAACATTTCCAGCATTGCTGGACTTCGCCCCACGATGCCTTCGAATTCTAGGCTCGAAAGCAATTGCTCATCCAGCACGCGCACCTGGGAACGTTGCGAGAAAATCTCGGCCAGTTCGTCGAGCACACGCACAAGGCGGTCTTGTTCCAGAGGCTTGCAGAGAAAGTCGTAGGCCCCGCGCTTGATTGCTTGAATCGCGGAATCCACAGAGTAGAAGCTCGTAATTAAAATGACGGCGACATTTGGGTCGAGCTGCAGCGATTTTTCAAGAAGGGCGAACCCATCCATTGCCGGCATCTTCATATCGGTCAGCAAGACTCGGCACGTCCCGGCGCGGACTTGCGCCAGAGCCTCGTTCGGATTCGTTGTGCTCACAGATGGAAAACCAAGGCGTTCCAATTGCGCTGCTGTCGCTTCCGACAGATCGGATTCACCATCCACAACGCATACAGGGAGATTCTGACGGGCAAGATTTACCATCGGTCTTTCTGTGGTTGTGGCCATATTTTTGAACTCAGGCACGGCCAGGGCCAGAACCTATCGATCCTGGCAACCATTACGGTTCGCAGTTCCTGTGAAACCTACAGCCGCCGATGGATCTCATCCGCTTGCAAGTGAAGAACTTACGCAGTCTCACGTTGTCTCTGAGGGCGCTTTTGATTAGGAGTTTGACAAAAACGAATCGGGCTGTTCGAGGCTTAGAAGCCTATAGTCATTTCAAATCAGGATTCGCGGTTTCAAGTAGGAACGCTAGTCAAAGCTTCATGTTTCAATTTGACCGCGCTCCGGCAGATGCAGAGCTTCCGAAATTCACGGGTCGGCTATGTGGGGGGGGTGAACTTGTCTAAGAAAGATCTCCCAACCCGCGGGTGCGCTGTTTTCGCTGATGCTTGCCACACGAAATGTCACAGGCACACTGCGCGAGGCGGACCCTCCATCGCTGGAGCGGACAAATACCAGGGAGCCTACGCGAAGCCATGCTTGCAGGATGATCCGTTGGATCCCATCCCCGCCAAAAAACAGCACCCCCTTTTCGACAAAGAACTCTTCGCCTATATCCCATCCCGAAACCTCAACGCGAGAGCCCGGTTCGTACATCGTTTTCGAGGCCATTGATTCTTACCTCTGTGCCAGTGCAATGCAGAAGTAGGGCCAAAGTCTGCATA
The sequence above is a segment of the Candidatus Acidiferrales bacterium genome. Coding sequences within it:
- a CDS encoding sigma-54 dependent transcriptional regulator, with translation MVNLARQNLPVCVVDGESDLSEATAAQLERLGFPSVSTTNPNEALAQVRAGTCRVLLTDMKMPAMDGFALLEKSLQLDPNVAVILITSFYSVDSAIQAIKRGAYDFLCKPLEQDRLVRVLDELAEIFSQRSQVRVLDEQLLSSLEFEGIVGRSPAMLEMLDMTRKVAKHFTNVLISGPTGSGKELVARALHRMSPVAAQKFAVCNCSAMVDTLLESQLFGHVRGSFTGATDTRPGLFEYADGGLVFLDEVGETSLAMQAKLLRVIQNREIQRVGSPEVKKVNVRIIAATNRNLRNEVLTCRFREDLFYRLSSLEIKVPGLSERREDIPILIRYFLKKYSETYGKVFGGLTRRAQIVLLHHDWPGNVRELENTISSAAITASGEFIDVGDLPSNLRRSGERLAGGGEAWRPLPLEEVDRIHIKKVLEMCSGNRVRASEILGIGRTSLYRFLKREQQHSSSKTAH